In Thermosynechococcus sichuanensis E542, a single genomic region encodes these proteins:
- a CDS encoding Uma2 family endonuclease, with protein sequence MTLEYSVKLPPLENGDRLTRDEFERRYAALPHLKKAELIEGIVYVASPVRVSHSQPHAEIMAWLGFYKAVTPGVLVYDNPTVRLDGDNEPQPDAVLRLERGGNSRISEDGYIEGAPELVVEIAASSAAYDLHDKLKVYRRNGVQEYLVWCTYDRQIYWFSLEAGEYQPLTADAEGMIRSRQFPGLWLAPEALLAHDLGRVLQGLQQGIATPEHQAFVQILIET encoded by the coding sequence ATGACACTGGAGTACTCCGTCAAACTACCGCCCCTTGAGAATGGCGATCGCCTGACGCGGGACGAATTTGAGCGGCGCTACGCGGCTTTGCCCCACCTGAAAAAAGCAGAACTGATTGAAGGAATTGTTTACGTGGCTTCTCCCGTTCGTGTCAGTCACAGTCAGCCCCATGCCGAGATCATGGCTTGGCTGGGCTTTTACAAAGCAGTTACGCCGGGCGTTCTGGTCTATGACAATCCGACGGTTCGCTTGGATGGGGATAATGAACCGCAGCCCGATGCCGTTCTCCGCCTTGAAAGGGGGGGCAACTCCCGCATTAGTGAGGATGGGTATATTGAGGGGGCACCGGAACTCGTGGTTGAAATTGCCGCCAGCAGTGCCGCCTATGACCTGCACGACAAGCTCAAAGTGTACCGCCGCAATGGCGTTCAGGAGTATCTCGTCTGGTGTACCTACGATCGCCAGATCTACTGGTTCTCACTGGAAGCAGGAGAATACCAGCCACTCACTGCCGATGCTGAGGGGATGATTCGGAGTCGCCAATTTCCCGGACTTTGGCTCGCCCCTGAGGCATTACTGGCCCATGATTTGGGTAGAGTCTTGCAAGGACTCCAACAGGGAATTGCCACGCCTGAGCATCAAGCCTTTGTGCAAATCTTGATCGAAACTTAA
- a CDS encoding Uma2 family endonuclease yields the protein MTIEYPVKLPPLENGDRLTRDEFERRYAAMPHLKKAELIEGIVYVASPLRYRSHSQPHLFLITWLGTYCAATPGVEAADAPTIRLDGDNEPQPDAILRLSHGGRSRITADDYIEGAPELVVEIAASSAAYDLHDKLKVYRRNGVQEYLVWCTYDRQIYWFSLEAGEYQPLTADAEGMIRSRQFPGLWLAPEALLAHDLGRVLQVLQQGIATPEHQAFVARQQR from the coding sequence ATGACAATTGAATACCCAGTGAAACTGCCACCCTTGGAAAATGGCGATCGCCTGACGCGGGACGAATTTGAGCGGCGCTACGCGGCTATGCCCCACCTGAAAAAAGCTGAACTGATTGAAGGAATTGTTTACGTGGCTTCTCCCCTACGCTACCGCAGTCACAGTCAACCTCACCTGTTTTTGATTACTTGGCTCGGCACTTACTGTGCAGCCACGCCCGGTGTTGAAGCGGCAGATGCTCCGACGATTCGCTTAGATGGCGATAATGAACCGCAGCCCGATGCCATTTTACGCCTGAGTCACGGGGGGCGATCGCGAATTACTGCCGATGACTATATCGAGGGCGCACCGGAACTCGTGGTTGAGATTGCCGCCAGCAGTGCTGCCTACGACCTGCACGACAAGCTCAAAGTGTACCGCCGCAATGGCGTTCAGGAGTATCTCGTCTGGTGTACCTACGATCGCCAGATCTACTGGTTCTCACTGGAAGCAGGAGAGTACCAGCCGCTCACTGCCGATGCTGAGGGGATGATTCGCAGTCGCCAATTTCCTGGACTCTGGCTCGCCCCTGAGGCATTACTGGCCCATGATTTGGGTAGAGTCTTGCAAGTACTCCAACAGGGAATTGCCACGCCTGAGCATCAAGCCTTTGTAGCTCGCCAGCAGCGATAG
- a CDS encoding cyanophycinase has translation MLQLDPISKTTNQHSGHKGLVMAIGGAEDKVRGRQILTTFCQRAGGLDAIIGVIPSASREPDAMGRLYHDIFREIGVKEVDVLLVSDRADAEREEMLARLSRCTGIFMSGGDQLRLSALLDETPLLYQLRHQVWEGKSILGGTSAGAAVMGECMIASGGSNEAPNRSLVDLATGLGILPDVLVDQHFHNRNRLARLISAISAHPDKLGVGIDEDTCAMFEADGMLRVLGRGSVTIVDPRDVSYTNYAHVDVNEPLSIYNLRLHILSDGDCYNLRTHQVQHKCILPPLN, from the coding sequence ATGTTGCAATTAGACCCCATTTCCAAAACGACCAATCAACATTCTGGTCACAAAGGTTTAGTGATGGCGATCGGGGGAGCGGAGGACAAAGTACGTGGGCGACAAATTCTCACCACCTTCTGCCAGCGCGCTGGTGGCCTAGATGCGATCATTGGTGTCATTCCCTCGGCGTCCCGTGAACCCGATGCCATGGGGCGACTCTACCACGATATCTTTCGTGAAATTGGGGTCAAAGAAGTGGACGTTCTACTGGTGAGCGATCGCGCCGATGCCGAACGGGAAGAGATGCTGGCTCGCCTGAGTCGCTGTACAGGCATTTTTATGTCCGGGGGGGACCAACTGCGTTTGTCGGCACTGCTGGATGAAACCCCCCTCCTATACCAATTGCGCCATCAAGTCTGGGAAGGCAAATCGATCCTTGGGGGTACCAGTGCCGGTGCCGCTGTCATGGGTGAGTGCATGATTGCCAGTGGCGGTAGCAACGAAGCCCCCAATCGTTCCCTCGTAGATTTGGCCACAGGTCTAGGTATTCTTCCCGATGTTTTAGTGGATCAGCACTTCCACAACCGCAATCGCCTCGCGCGCCTGATCAGCGCCATTTCTGCTCACCCTGACAAGCTGGGGGTCGGTATTGATGAAGACACCTGTGCGATGTTTGAAGCCGATGGCATGCTGCGGGTTTTGGGTCGTGGCTCCGTCACCATTGTTGACCCTCGGGATGTCAGCTACACGAACTACGCCCATGTGGATGTTAACGAACCCTTGAGTATCTACAACTTACGCCTGCATATTCTCAGTGATGGTGATTGCTATAATCTCCGTACCCATCAGGTGCAGCACAAATGCATTTTGCCTCCACTAAATTAA
- a CDS encoding Uma2 family endonuclease, whose protein sequence is MTLEYSVKLPPLENGDRLTRDEFERRYAALPHLKKAELIEGVVFMGSPVGIEHSRSHGSIMGWLWFYSAATPGLGCYDNPTVRLDGDNEPQPDAVLRLERGGNSRISEDGYIEGAPELVVEIAASSAAYDLHDKLKVYRRNGVQEYLVWCTYDRQIYWFSLEAGEYQPLTADAEGMIRSRQFPGLWLAPAALLTHDLGRVLQVLQQGIATPEHQAFVARQQR, encoded by the coding sequence ATGACACTGGAGTACTCCGTCAAACTACCGCCCCTTGAGAATGGCGATCGCCTGACGCGGGACGAATTTGAGCGGCGCTACGCGGCTTTGCCCCACCTGAAAAAAGCAGAACTCATCGAAGGAGTCGTATTCATGGGGTCTCCTGTGGGCATCGAGCATAGTCGCTCCCATGGCTCAATCATGGGATGGTTGTGGTTCTACAGTGCTGCAACGCCGGGGCTAGGCTGCTATGACAATCCGACGGTTCGCTTGGATGGCGATAATGAACCGCAGCCCGATGCCGTTCTCCGCCTTGAAAGGGGGGGCAACTCCCGCATTAGTGAGGATGGTTATATTGAGGGGGCACCGGAACTCGTGGTTGAAATTGCCGCCAGCAGTGCCGCCTACGACCTGCACGACAAGCTCAAAGTGTACCGCCGCAATGGCGTTCAGGAGTATCTCGTCTGGTGCACCTACGATCGCCAGATCTACTGGTTCTCACTGGAAGCAGGAGAATACCAGCCGCTCACTGCCGATGCTGAGGGCATGATTCGCAGTCGCCAATTTCCCGGACTCTGGCTCGCCCCTGCGGCATTACTGACCCATGATTTGGGTAGAGTCTTGCAAGTACTCCAACAGGGAATTGCCACGCCTGAGCATCAAGCCTTTGTAGCTCGCCAGCAGCGATAG
- a CDS encoding hydantoinase B/oxoprolinase family protein, whose product MSSRIQGKWQFWIDRGGTFTDIVARRPDGQMVVHKLLSENPEQYRDAAVAGIRTLMGLAPEAPIPSEAVEMVKLGTTVATNALLERKGDPTVLLITQGFGDALAIGYQNRPDLFALAIQQPPPLYSYVIEVKERVSAQGEILVPLDLEALKPQLAAVYDEGIRSCAIVFVHGYRYPDHEQQVAALAKEMGFSQVSVSHEVSGLIKLVSRGDTTVVDAYLSPVLHRYLQGVQRELGEIPLYCMQSNGGVVAASCFRGKDSLLSGPAGGMVGVVRTALAAGIERLIGLDMGGTSTDVCHYRHHPDAPWPEYERWQETTIAGVRLRSPLLAVHTVAAGGGSILRFDKGCYQVGPDSAGANPGPAAYRRGGPLTVTDANILLGKIQPAYFPAVFGADGQQPLDRARVEQQFAQLRQQIYESTEDARSVADVAAGFIEVAVNTMAQAIKKISLEQGHDVRDYTLCCFGGAGGQHACLIAEVLGMPQVYLHPYAGVLSAYGIGQAELRVLKEQTIEQPLTAAVLAEVAGHIEQLKEQVIDELIAQGVDRPQIQSQGRIGLGYVGTDTTLWVPWADLERMEAAFAQAHRDRYGFNLKGRSLRIGQIAVEAVALQSVPAVTIAHAATELTPLAHVSVYSKGQWHKAPVYERDRLPAHHIIEGVALILDATGTNVVEAGWQAEVDDQGGLWLRPLQDSSPPLKQIAATVADPVQLAIFQQLFRAIAEQMGVTLQQTSASVNIKERLDFSCALFDAAANLVANAPHIPVHLGSMSESVKALLAAKGNTLRPGQVFATNNPYRGGTHLPDITVITPVFLKGEAQPAFFVASRGHHADIGGISPGSMPANSTDVRQEGILFDNVLLVDGGEFQEAAIYQLLTQAPWPARYPEQNLADLQAQIAANQRGAQELMALCDRYGREVVAAYMEFSQINAAECVRQCLRSLRGGHFCVAMDNGSQIQVQITIDPNEGTACLDFEGTSPQTHDNFNAPLAITKAAVLYVFRTLVQEDIPLNAGCLRPIELRVPEGSLLNPKFPAAVVAGNVETSQTLTNALYGALGVMAAAQGTMNNLSFGNDRYQYYETLCGGAGAGATFAGASTVQTHMTNSRLTDVEVLENRYPVIVWEFCRRRGSGGKGQQPGGDGAIRVLEFREPMTVSILSQSRKIPPFGLAGGKCGAVGENQWLKLGHIPHPLAGTATIHVEAGDRLRICTPGGGGFGVPHLSD is encoded by the coding sequence ATGAGCAGTCGGATCCAAGGTAAATGGCAATTTTGGATCGATCGCGGCGGCACGTTTACGGACATCGTCGCCCGTCGTCCCGATGGTCAAATGGTGGTGCACAAGCTGCTCTCGGAGAATCCAGAACAGTATCGCGATGCAGCGGTAGCGGGGATTCGCACCCTCATGGGGTTAGCGCCGGAGGCACCCATTCCCAGTGAAGCCGTCGAAATGGTGAAACTGGGGACAACGGTGGCCACCAATGCCCTTTTGGAACGCAAAGGGGATCCAACGGTTCTGCTGATCACTCAAGGCTTTGGTGATGCTTTGGCCATTGGCTACCAAAACCGTCCGGATCTATTTGCCTTAGCCATTCAGCAACCGCCACCCCTCTACAGCTATGTCATTGAAGTCAAAGAACGGGTGAGTGCCCAAGGGGAGATTCTGGTTCCCCTCGATCTAGAAGCCCTGAAGCCCCAATTGGCAGCGGTCTATGACGAAGGCATTCGCAGTTGCGCCATTGTATTCGTGCATGGCTACCGTTACCCTGACCATGAACAACAGGTGGCCGCCTTGGCCAAGGAGATGGGGTTTAGCCAAGTGTCGGTATCCCATGAAGTGAGTGGCCTGATCAAGCTGGTGAGCCGGGGGGATACGACCGTTGTGGATGCTTATTTATCGCCAGTGCTGCATCGCTATCTGCAGGGGGTGCAGAGGGAACTGGGGGAGATTCCCCTCTACTGTATGCAGTCCAATGGCGGTGTGGTGGCGGCTTCCTGCTTTCGCGGTAAGGATAGTCTGCTTTCAGGCCCTGCCGGGGGGATGGTGGGGGTGGTGCGTACCGCTTTGGCCGCAGGGATTGAGCGGCTGATTGGTTTAGATATGGGGGGCACCTCGACAGATGTCTGCCACTATCGTCACCATCCTGATGCCCCTTGGCCAGAGTATGAGCGGTGGCAGGAAACCACCATTGCCGGTGTGCGGTTGCGATCGCCCCTCCTAGCCGTGCATACCGTCGCTGCTGGCGGTGGCTCCATTTTGCGATTTGATAAGGGGTGCTACCAAGTGGGGCCAGACTCTGCGGGGGCCAATCCTGGACCTGCCGCCTATCGTCGTGGCGGGCCTCTCACGGTGACTGATGCCAATATCCTCTTGGGAAAAATTCAGCCCGCCTATTTCCCCGCTGTGTTTGGCGCCGATGGTCAACAACCTTTGGATCGCGCGAGGGTGGAACAGCAATTTGCTCAACTACGCCAACAGATCTACGAGAGCACGGAGGATGCCCGCAGTGTTGCCGACGTGGCCGCTGGCTTTATTGAGGTGGCCGTAAACACGATGGCACAGGCAATTAAGAAAATTTCCCTAGAGCAGGGGCACGATGTGCGTGACTATACCCTCTGCTGTTTTGGCGGTGCTGGCGGGCAACACGCCTGTTTGATTGCCGAGGTGTTGGGAATGCCGCAGGTGTATCTCCATCCCTACGCGGGGGTGCTTTCGGCCTACGGTATTGGGCAGGCGGAGTTGCGAGTCCTCAAGGAGCAAACGATTGAACAACCCCTCACCGCCGCTGTTCTCGCTGAGGTGGCAGGGCACATTGAACAGCTAAAAGAGCAAGTCATAGATGAACTGATTGCCCAAGGGGTGGATCGCCCCCAGATTCAAAGTCAAGGGCGCATTGGCTTAGGTTATGTAGGAACCGATACAACCCTCTGGGTGCCTTGGGCAGATTTGGAAAGGATGGAAGCAGCCTTTGCCCAAGCCCACCGCGATCGCTATGGATTTAACTTGAAGGGGCGATCGCTCCGCATTGGTCAAATTGCCGTCGAAGCCGTTGCTCTTCAGTCAGTTCCAGCGGTTACTATCGCCCATGCCGCCACAGAACTCACGCCCCTTGCCCATGTCTCGGTTTACAGTAAAGGCCAATGGCACAAAGCACCGGTCTATGAGCGCGATCGCCTTCCTGCCCATCACATCATCGAAGGGGTGGCCTTGATTTTGGATGCGACCGGCACCAATGTGGTGGAGGCGGGCTGGCAGGCAGAGGTGGATGATCAAGGGGGGCTGTGGTTGCGTCCCCTTCAGGACTCCTCGCCACCATTAAAGCAGATTGCCGCCACCGTTGCGGATCCGGTACAGCTTGCCATTTTTCAGCAGTTATTTCGCGCCATTGCTGAGCAGATGGGGGTCACGCTCCAGCAAACCAGTGCCTCGGTCAATATCAAGGAACGATTGGATTTTTCCTGTGCTCTGTTTGATGCCGCCGCCAACCTCGTGGCCAATGCCCCCCATATCCCCGTGCATTTGGGGTCAATGAGCGAAAGTGTCAAGGCACTGCTGGCGGCAAAAGGCAACACCCTGCGTCCGGGGCAAGTTTTTGCCACGAATAATCCCTATCGCGGTGGTACCCACCTGCCGGATATTACGGTGATTACACCAGTGTTTCTCAAGGGGGAAGCACAACCCGCCTTCTTTGTTGCCTCGCGGGGACACCATGCTGACATTGGGGGTATCAGTCCCGGCTCAATGCCCGCCAACAGTACCGATGTCCGTCAAGAGGGCATTCTCTTTGATAATGTGCTGCTGGTGGATGGGGGAGAGTTTCAAGAGGCGGCGATTTATCAACTGTTGACCCAAGCCCCTTGGCCGGCTCGCTATCCTGAACAGAATCTGGCGGATCTGCAAGCCCAAATAGCCGCCAATCAGCGGGGGGCACAAGAACTCATGGCTCTGTGCGATCGCTATGGTCGCGAGGTTGTGGCCGCCTACATGGAATTTAGCCAAATCAATGCCGCTGAGTGTGTGCGCCAATGCCTGCGATCGCTGCGAGGGGGTCACTTTTGCGTTGCCATGGACAACGGTAGCCAAATTCAGGTGCAAATCACCATTGATCCCAACGAAGGCACGGCCTGCCTCGACTTTGAGGGTACCTCGCCGCAAACCCATGACAATTTCAATGCTCCCCTTGCCATTACCAAGGCGGCTGTGCTGTACGTGTTCCGAACCCTCGTGCAAGAGGACATTCCCCTGAATGCGGGCTGTTTGCGTCCCATTGAACTGCGGGTGCCGGAAGGCTCACTGTTGAACCCCAAGTTTCCGGCAGCGGTTGTGGCTGGCAATGTGGAAACTTCCCAAACCCTCACCAATGCCCTCTACGGTGCCCTTGGCGTGATGGCAGCAGCTCAAGGAACCATGAATAACCTGAGTTTTGGGAATGATCGTTATCAATACTACGAAACCCTCTGTGGCGGCGCTGGGGCAGGAGCCACCTTTGCCGGCGCCAGTACCGTGCAAACCCACATGACCAACTCTCGGCTCACGGATGTCGAAGTGTTAGAAAACCGCTACCCGGTAATTGTTTGGGAATTTTGCCGTCGCCGCGGCAGTGGGGGCAAAGGGCAGCAGCCGGGGGGAGATGGGGCAATTCGTGTCCTTGAGTTTCGTGAACCCATGACCGTCAGTATCCTCAGCCAGTCGCGGAAAATCCCCCCTTTTGGCCTTGCGGGTGGTAAGTGCGGTGCGGTTGGTGAAAATCAATGGCTAAAACTTGGACACATTCCCCATCCCTTGGCAGGAACCGCCACAATCCATGTTGAAGCGGGCGATCGCCTGCGCATTTGTACCCCTGGTGGTGGTGGCTTTGGGGTACCTCATCTCTCAGATTAG
- the cphA gene encoding cyanophycin synthetase, with translation MKILKLQTLRGPNYWSIRRHKLIVMRLDLEEVANTPSNQIPGFVDGLVRVLPSLYNHFCSLGHEGGFLTRLREGTYLGHVVEHVALELQELAGMPVGFGRTRETSTPGVYQVVYEYQVEEAGRYAGRAAVRLCQSIIDTGTYPQRELDQDLADLRELKAKASLGPSTEAIVREAEARNIPWFELSSRSIIQLGYGARSHRMQATLSDRSGILAVELAGDKEGAKRLLQDAGIPVPKGTVVRYMEDLPEAIEDIGGYPIVIKPLNGNHGRGITIDINSLEEAEEAFEIASSVSKSVIVERYHAGRDFRVLVVNGKVVAVAERVPAHVIGDGRSTIEELIEKTNQDPQRGDGHDNILTRIEVNHDTWTLLEKQGYTLNTVLQPGEICYLRATANLSTGGIAVDRTDEIHPENVWICQRAARIIGLDIAGIDVVSPDISQPLPKVGGVIVEVNAAPGFRMHTNPSQGIARNVAEPVLNMLFPPGTPCRIPIFAITGTNGKTTTTRLLAHICKQTGQTVGYTTTDGIYIGDYLVEKGDTTGPQSAQLILQDPTVEIAVLETARGGILRSGLGFDHCDVGVVLNVQADHLGLGDIDTVEQLADLKAVVVESAWPNGYAVLNADDPLVAGMARQVKAQVAYFSMNPHNPIIRQHIQQGGLAAVYENGYLSILKGDWTLRIEQAENVPITLGGRAGFMIANALAASLAAFAQGISIEHIRAALTTFRTSVEQTPGRMNLFDLGQFSVLVDYAHNPAGYEAIGEFVQKWPGQRIGVVGGPGDRRDQDLEQLGELSAKIFDWIIIKEDDDTRGRPRGDAAYWIERGVHHHSVQRQYDIIHDEVAAIQFALDRAPQGSLVVIFPAEVSRTIQLIHQHHQRLKGETSNGFHSEGVPTSGDLNPSISH, from the coding sequence ATGAAGATTCTCAAATTACAAACGCTGCGGGGTCCCAATTACTGGAGCATTCGGCGTCATAAGCTGATTGTCATGCGTTTAGATCTAGAAGAGGTGGCCAACACCCCCTCCAATCAGATTCCCGGGTTTGTGGATGGGTTGGTGCGGGTTTTACCCAGTCTCTACAATCACTTTTGTTCCCTTGGCCATGAGGGTGGCTTTCTCACCCGTCTCCGCGAAGGCACCTATCTTGGTCATGTGGTTGAGCATGTTGCCCTCGAACTGCAAGAACTAGCAGGGATGCCCGTTGGCTTTGGCCGCACGCGGGAGACCTCCACACCGGGGGTATATCAAGTGGTCTATGAATACCAAGTGGAAGAAGCGGGTCGCTATGCTGGCCGCGCAGCGGTACGACTGTGCCAAAGCATTATTGATACGGGTACCTATCCCCAGCGAGAACTGGATCAAGATCTTGCCGATCTCCGCGAGTTGAAAGCCAAAGCGTCCCTAGGCCCGAGTACGGAAGCAATTGTCCGCGAAGCCGAAGCCCGCAATATTCCTTGGTTTGAATTGAGCAGTCGCTCGATCATTCAACTGGGCTATGGTGCCCGCAGTCATCGCATGCAAGCCACCTTGAGCGATCGCAGTGGCATCTTAGCGGTTGAACTTGCAGGGGACAAAGAGGGCGCCAAGCGCCTGCTTCAGGATGCGGGAATTCCTGTGCCCAAGGGAACCGTCGTCCGCTACATGGAAGACCTCCCCGAAGCCATTGAGGACATCGGCGGCTACCCCATTGTCATTAAGCCCCTCAACGGCAACCACGGTCGGGGGATTACGATTGACATCAACAGCCTAGAAGAAGCCGAAGAAGCCTTTGAAATTGCCAGCAGTGTCTCCAAATCAGTGATTGTGGAACGCTACCATGCCGGTCGCGATTTCCGCGTTCTAGTGGTCAACGGCAAAGTGGTCGCTGTTGCTGAACGGGTGCCAGCTCACGTCATTGGCGATGGCCGCTCCACTATTGAAGAACTGATTGAGAAAACCAACCAAGATCCGCAGCGGGGAGACGGTCACGATAATATCCTCACCCGCATTGAGGTTAACCACGACACTTGGACACTCTTAGAAAAACAGGGCTACACCCTAAATACAGTGTTGCAACCAGGGGAAATTTGTTATCTACGCGCTACGGCGAACCTGAGCACGGGTGGCATTGCCGTCGATCGCACCGATGAAATTCACCCCGAAAATGTTTGGATTTGCCAGCGGGCGGCTCGGATCATTGGCCTCGATATTGCGGGGATTGATGTGGTTAGCCCTGATATTAGTCAGCCTTTGCCAAAAGTGGGCGGTGTGATTGTCGAGGTCAATGCTGCTCCCGGCTTTCGCATGCACACTAACCCCAGCCAAGGGATTGCCCGCAATGTCGCCGAACCGGTGTTGAATATGCTCTTTCCACCGGGAACACCTTGCCGCATCCCGATCTTTGCGATTACGGGCACCAATGGCAAAACCACCACCACCCGTCTCCTTGCCCATATCTGCAAACAAACAGGGCAAACCGTTGGCTACACCACCACAGACGGCATCTACATTGGTGACTATCTAGTGGAAAAAGGGGACACCACGGGGCCTCAAAGTGCCCAACTGATCCTGCAAGACCCCACCGTTGAGATTGCTGTTCTAGAAACAGCACGCGGTGGTATTCTCCGCTCCGGCTTGGGCTTTGACCACTGCGATGTCGGGGTGGTGCTCAATGTACAGGCTGACCACCTTGGCCTTGGCGATATTGACACCGTTGAGCAGTTGGCAGATTTGAAGGCCGTGGTGGTGGAATCCGCTTGGCCGAATGGCTACGCTGTCTTGAATGCCGATGATCCCCTCGTGGCGGGAATGGCACGCCAAGTCAAAGCCCAAGTGGCCTATTTCTCGATGAATCCCCACAATCCGATTATTCGGCAGCACATTCAGCAGGGGGGTCTCGCCGCCGTTTATGAAAATGGCTATCTCTCCATTTTGAAAGGGGACTGGACGCTACGGATTGAGCAGGCAGAAAATGTGCCCATTACCCTTGGCGGACGAGCGGGCTTTATGATTGCCAATGCCCTCGCTGCCAGTCTCGCTGCTTTTGCCCAAGGCATTAGTATTGAGCACATTCGCGCTGCCCTGACCACCTTCCGAACCTCGGTGGAGCAAACCCCCGGTCGGATGAACCTCTTTGATTTGGGGCAATTTAGTGTCTTAGTGGACTATGCCCACAATCCAGCAGGGTACGAAGCCATTGGTGAATTTGTGCAAAAATGGCCGGGGCAACGTATTGGTGTCGTTGGCGGACCGGGCGATCGCCGTGATCAAGACTTGGAACAACTGGGGGAACTCTCAGCGAAAATCTTTGATTGGATCATCATTAAAGAAGATGACGATACCCGTGGCCGGCCGCGCGGCGACGCTGCCTATTGGATTGAACGGGGGGTACATCACCACAGTGTCCAACGGCAATACGACATTATCCATGACGAGGTGGCAGCGATCCAATTTGCCCTCGATCGCGCTCCCCAAGGCTCCCTAGTGGTGATCTTTCCGGCGGAAGTCAGCCGCACTATTCAACTAATTCACCAACATCATCAACGGCTCAAAGGGGAAACAAGCAACGGCTTTCACAGTGAAGGAGTGCCGACTAGTGGTGATCTCAACCCCTCCATCTCCCATTAG
- a CDS encoding polysaccharide deacetylase family protein, with product MVALLEATVRDAIARELAVRLAPQATCVRVAHSAEGWKILLEGEQIPDQRTCLKVLVAFLSPVLPQSIDVYGRQLGGQRPAWGVRLQPRPVATPTPATLRDRQSEPLALAASVLAIFGLGAVGQWQSPSVWLAAAPEPTVAQVRSVILNAAPTLAPARPPLWYEYSPPEAFRGRVFNRVALAPEQKLVALTFDDGPDPTYTPQVLDILAQEKVKGTFFAIARAVAARPELAQRIVREGHVLANHSWTHGYHYFTPAAAQREVDQSQQLMEDISGANIKLFRPPGGNLHNGLVSRATQQGYGVVMWSVDPQDWLPRQTSDRIVKTVVQQAHPGAIVLLHDGGGSRRATVAALPRIIAELQAKGYQFVTVPELIAAQEPTSLPEPPSWLTIQETAQLQQLMLQLESHIQALETALKATQPWAIAEREYLAATLREQQAALSWVQQRLSFEQAAEGQYQAALTLAEQATLAAKAQQSSVAKTLWQQAIATLDSIPNTAFVSPLAQMKQRQYTRRMHQLQ from the coding sequence CACAGGCTACCTGTGTGCGTGTCGCTCACTCCGCCGAAGGCTGGAAAATTCTTCTAGAGGGAGAGCAAATTCCCGATCAACGCACCTGCCTTAAGGTCTTGGTTGCTTTTTTAAGTCCTGTCCTACCGCAATCCATTGATGTCTATGGGCGACAGTTGGGAGGGCAGCGCCCTGCATGGGGGGTACGTCTGCAGCCTCGGCCCGTTGCAACCCCCACACCCGCAACACTTCGCGATCGCCAGAGTGAACCCTTAGCCCTAGCGGCCAGTGTCTTAGCGATTTTTGGTTTAGGAGCTGTAGGCCAATGGCAGTCTCCTAGTGTTTGGTTGGCAGCGGCACCAGAACCCACCGTCGCACAAGTGCGTTCAGTTATTCTCAATGCTGCGCCCACTCTGGCTCCCGCCCGCCCACCCCTGTGGTATGAATACTCACCCCCTGAGGCCTTCCGTGGCCGTGTATTTAATCGGGTTGCCTTAGCCCCTGAGCAAAAGCTGGTGGCACTAACCTTTGATGATGGCCCTGACCCGACCTACACGCCCCAAGTTCTCGACATTCTTGCCCAAGAAAAGGTCAAAGGGACATTTTTTGCCATTGCCAGAGCCGTTGCAGCACGGCCAGAATTAGCCCAACGCATTGTTAGGGAAGGTCATGTCTTGGCCAACCACTCTTGGACCCACGGCTATCATTACTTCACTCCTGCGGCGGCTCAGCGCGAGGTGGATCAAAGCCAGCAATTGATGGAGGACATCAGCGGGGCAAATATCAAGCTCTTTCGACCACCGGGGGGAAATCTCCATAATGGTCTTGTGAGTCGCGCCACCCAACAGGGCTACGGTGTCGTGATGTGGTCAGTGGATCCCCAAGATTGGCTGCCTCGCCAAACCAGCGATCGCATTGTTAAAACTGTTGTCCAGCAAGCTCACCCCGGCGCCATTGTCTTGCTCCATGATGGAGGTGGCTCGCGGCGAGCAACGGTGGCGGCCTTGCCCAGAATCATTGCCGAACTGCAGGCTAAGGGTTATCAATTTGTTACGGTGCCTGAGTTGATTGCGGCCCAAGAGCCAACGAGTCTGCCAGAACCCCCTTCTTGGCTGACGATTCAAGAAACAGCCCAGCTTCAGCAGTTGATGCTGCAACTAGAGAGCCATATTCAAGCTTTGGAAACAGCACTCAAGGCTACGCAACCATGGGCGATCGCTGAACGGGAGTACCTAGCGGCCACCCTACGGGAGCAACAGGCAGCACTCTCTTGGGTGCAACAACGGCTAAGCTTTGAACAAGCTGCTGAAGGTCAATATCAAGCGGCGCTCACATTGGCGGAGCAAGCGACCCTTGCTGCTAAGGCGCAACAATCATCAGTGGCGAAGACCCTATGGCAGCAGGCGATCGCCACCCTAGACAGCATTCCCAATACGGCTTTTGTTTCCCCTCTTGCCCAAATGAAGCAGCGGCAATATACGCGCAGAATGCACCAACTACAATAA